ACAGGCAGGAATACAGTGAAGGCCTGAGACACTTTGTGGTACAAATCAGCCTTGTGCAGCTCTTCAATGAAGATAGCGTCGGCACGACGCAGCAGGTCGCAGTACTCTTTCTTGATTTCGCCCAGAACACGTACACCCAGACCAGGACCCGGGAATGGGTGGCGGTATAGCATGTCGTACGGCAGGCCCAGTTCCAGACCAATTTTACGTACTTCGTCTTTAAACAGCTCGCGCAGCGGCTCTACCAGGCCAAGCTCCATGTCTTCCGGCAAACCACCTACGTTGTGGTGAGACTTGATCACGTGTGCTTTACCTGTGGCTGACGCCGCAGATTCGATCACGTCCGGATAGATGGTGCCTTGTGCCAGCCATTTAGCGTTAACACGCTTGCCTGCTTCTTCGTCGAATACTTCAATGAAGGTATGGCCAATCGCTTTACGCTTGTCTTCCGGGTCATCAATGCCTTTCAGTGCATTCAGGAAGCGGTCTTCCGCATCGACTTTGATGATGTTCAGACCAAACTTATCGCCGAACATATCCATTACCTGCTGGCCTTCGTTAAGACGTAGCAGACCATTGTCCACAAATACACATGTCAGCTTGTCGCCGATGGCGCGGTTGATCAGCATAGCCACTACAGATGAATCAACACCGCCCGACAGGCCCAGGATCACTTCATCGTCACCTACCTGCTCTTTAATACGTGCAACCGCATCTTCAATGATTTGACTTGGTGTCCACAGTTTCTCACAACCACAAATATCAATGGCAAAACGCTCGAGCAGGCGCAGACCTTGTTGCGTGTGCGTTACTTCCGGGTGGAACTGTACGCCGTAGAAACGCTTCTCTTCCCAAGACATGGCTGCATGCGGACAGGTTGCTGTTTTTGCAGAAGTGATGAACTGCTCAGGGATCTCGATAACCTTGTCGCCGTGGCTCATCCACACATCCAGTTTGCCGATGCCGTCTTCGATGTGATCTTCAATCGCTTCAAACAGGGCACAGTTACCCACTTTTTCAACTTTCGCGTAACCAAACTCTTTCTTATCCGAGCTGTGTACTTTACCACCCAGCTGCGACGCCATGGTTTGCATGCCGTAACAAATACCAAGCACGGGCACACCGGCATTGAACACATATTCAGGCGCGCGCGGACTGCCCTCTAAAGTCGTAGACTCCGGGCCACCTGACAGAATGATACCCTGCGGATTAAATTCGCGGATCTGCTCCTCGGTTACATCCCAGGCCCATAGCTCACAGTAAACGCCGATCTCACGGATCCGGCGGGCGATCAATTGAGTGTATTGAGAACCAAAATCTAAGATCAAAATACGGGAATCATGGATGTCTTTGCTCATTGATAATCTCGTTTGTTAGGAAGCGATAAAACTAGTAAAGCAGAACAACTGAACTTTACCTAAATGACCGGGCAAGTTTGCCTGCCCAACGCATATTGTTTGTCTCCACCTTGCCTGAAGGCAGACACTAAAATTAAGAAGGGCCGGCAACCGCCAGCCCATTTTTACCCGCCGGGATTAGCCCATGCGGTAGTTAGGAGCCTCTTTGGTGATCTGTACGTCATGGACGTGCGACTCACCCATACCAGCAGAGGTCACGCGGACAAACTGAGGTTTAGTGTTCAGCTCCAAAATGGTGCCACATCCAGTCAGGCCCATGGCACTGCGGATCCCGCCCACTTGTTGGTGAATGATGGTGGCGATTGGGCCTTTGTAAGCCACGCGGCCTTCAATGCCTTCCGGAACCAGTTTTTCAGCAGAGTTGCTCTTTTGGAAGTAACGATCTGATGACCCTTCTTTTTGGTTCATCGCTCCCAGTGAGCCCATACCACGGTATGACTTGTAGTAACGACCCTGATACAGCTCAACTTCACCCGGTGCTTCTTCAGTACCTGCCAGCATAGAGCCCACCATGACGCAAGATGCACCAGCAACCAGAGCTTTAACTATGTCACCAGAGAAACGAATACCGCCGTCAGCAATGACTGGAATGTCACGACCTTTCAGGCCATCTACTGCATCTGAAATTGCGGTAATTTGAGGCACACCACAACCGGTTACGATACGTGTGGTGCAGATAGAGCCAGGGCCAATACCCACTTTAACCGCATCAACACCGGCGTCAGCCAGTGCAACAGCACCTTCAGCCGTCGCCACGTTACCCGCAACAATTTGCAAGTCCGGGTACGCTTCACGGGTGGCTTTAACTCTGTCAATCACGCCCTGAGAGTGACCGTGTGAAGTATCGATAAGCAATACGTCAACACCCGCAGCAACCAGCGCAGCGATACGCTCGTCGGTACCGGCACCCACACCAACCGCAGCACCTACGCGCAGACGACCTTGCTCATCTTTACACGCGTTTGGTTTTTCCTGTGCTTTTTGGTAATCCTTAACGGTGATCATGCCTTTGAGTTTGAAAGCGTCGTCGACCACAAGAATTTTTTCAATGCGGTGCTCGTGCATCAGACCCAGGATCTCTTCGCGTGATGCGCCTTCTTTTACCGTTACCAGATCAGACTTTTGCGTCATCACCGATGACACAGGCTTATCCAGTTTGGTTTCAAAACGCATATCACGGCTGGTGATAATGCCTTCAAGCAGGTTGTTCTCACCCACGACCGGGAAGCCTGAGAAGCCGTTTTCTTCAGCCAGCGCCAAAGTATCGGCAATGGTTTTGTCTGCGGTGACGGTAACCGGGAAAGACACAATCCCCGCTTCGTACGCTTTTACTTTGCGTACATTGCGCGCTTGTTCTTCAATGGTCATGTTCTTATGGATGAATCCAAGGCCGCCTTCCTGTGCAAGTGCAATTGCAAGGCGTGCTTCAGTGACTGTATCCATAGAGGCAGAAACTAATGGCAAATTAAGTTCAATACCACGAGTCAGGCGTGTTTTTAAGTTCGCAGTGTGTGGTAGAACAGTCGAATGAGCGGGTACTAAAAGTACGTCGTCAAAGGTAAGGGCTTCTTTTGCAATTCTTAACATGTGTGCGGCATCTCTCAAGTGAAACTGAGTATAAGGAATTGCGAGCGCATTTTATCAGCGTTCCTTATGCGAGTAAATAAAATTTAGCAAAAATATGCTAGAGTATCCGTGAATTTTTTATGGAGCTGAGTATGTCGTTGCCACAACAAGAAAAAGTTTATTCGGTCTCGCGCCTCAATCGTGAGATCCGCAGTTTGCTGGAACAAGGGTTCGCTTCTTTGCAGCTGACCGGCGAGATCTCCAACTTTGTCGCCCCGGCATCCGGGCACTGGTATTTTTCTCTTAAAGATGACAAAGCCCAGATAAAAGCCGCCATGTGGCGTGGCAACAACCGCTACTGTCGCTACCGGCCACAAAATGGCGAGCAGGTGCTGGTTCAGGCCCGGGTGTCGGTATATGAACCACGCGGTGACTACCAGCTGATTGTTGAACAGATGGCACCGGCAGGCGAAGGCCTGTTAAAACAACAGTTCGAAGCACTCAAGCTGCGCCTGGCGGGCGAAGGCTTGTTCAGCAGCCAGCATAAACAACCGCTGCCTGCGCGCATCAACCGGGTGGGCGTTGTCACCTCCCCGACCGGCGCAGCGATCAGAGACATTCTGTCGGTCCTGAAACGCCGGGCACCGCAACTGGAGGTAGTGATCTACCCAACTCAGGTGCAAGGTCAGGAAGCCCATCACCAGATTGCGGCGCAAATTGCTCTGGCAAACAGTCGCAATGAAGTAGATGTGCTGATTGTTGGCCGTGGTGGTGGTTCACTGGAAGATCTGTGGTGTTTTAACGAAGAAGCCGCGGCCAGAGCCCTGTTTGCCAGTCAGCTACCGGTGATCAGCGCCGTCGGCCACGAGATAGATACCACCATCAGTGACTATGTCGCCGACCTGCGCGCACCAACGCCATCTGCCGCAGCGGAGCTGGTCAGCCCCGATGGCGCGGAAATTCTGGCTCAGTTACGCCAGCAAAAACAGCGTCTGGCGGGGGCCATGCAGCGTTATGTATCCCAACAAGGGCAACAACTGCACAATGTACACCAGCGCCTGTTACTGCAACATCCACAAACTCAATTGATGCAGCAGGCACAAAAAGTGGATGAGCTCAGCAGCCGCTTACACCGGGCAATGAACCACCAGCAACATCGGGCACAAAGCCGTGTTGCACTGGCGCAGCAACGCCTGGCGCAGTTTCATCCTGAGCAGAAACTGCGTTATGCCAATGCGCATCTCGACAGCCTGAGAGATAAGCTCATTCGCGCGATGCAGACCTCGCAACAACAGCACCAGCAACAACTGGCGTTACTGGCGGCCAGGCTCGACAGTGTCAGTCCGCTGGCCGTTTTGGCACGTGGCTATAGCATTACCAAATCAGCGCAGAAAGTCGTTAAATCAACACAAGACGTGGCAGTAGGTGACGTGTTAACCACTGAATTGCACGATGGCCGCCTGCAAACGCAAGTGCTGGAAATCGCGCCACATTCACCAGACAACGAACGCACAACGGACTGTGATTAGTATTCAGTAATCAGTTCCCGAATACTTTTAGTGCTCAGGTGCACTTGCATTCCCTGCGCGGTTTGCTGTGCTGCACTGACCTTGAAGTGCTGGATCCAAGGGGTGTTAAAAAGGCGGTCGTTAAGGCGCTGCCACTGCATGGCATCGACGCCCTGACTGCGCGGTACAAAACTCAGCTGACAGACGTGACGCTTGCAGCCATAACTGGCGTAAGCAAAGTAATGACTGAGATCACTGGTATAGAGAAAATCTCCGAGCTGTAATTCCAGCTCATCGGCCCACAGCGGGTCGCGCGATTCGGTTTGAAAGATATCGGCCAGCTGGCGATTGATGTTGCCGGATGCAGTTGAACGCGGCGGCTCACTTGGCGGCTCGGCCCTTGCTGCGGCCTGTGTCTGTGCCAGCTCCCCCTGCAATTGTTGCACCTGCTGACGCAACGCAGTGAGCTCTGCAAGCGTGTCTGTTGTTGTCGGTACAGTGGCCTCAACGGCGTCATTTTCCGGGTTAGCAAGAGGCAGCGGCTTGTCGGGATGTGTCTCCATGACTGACGCTGGTGAGTTGACAGGCTGTGCTGAAACCAGCCACCAGGTCAGCGGTGCAGCAACGGCTGCACCCAATAGCATATAACCGATCTTTTGGCCCAGGTTATCCATCTGCACCGCCTGTGATGTGTTCGATGCTACAGCATGGCGCTGGTATGAGATTCGTTACGGGCAATCAGATCCTCATCGAGGAAGTTCTGATCCATCGATTCGGCCGGACAGGCACATGGCGGTTTGCCCACCACTTTTGCCGGAACCCCCACCACAGTGGTGTGTGGCTCAACGGCTTTGAGTACCACGGAGCCTGCGCCGATCCGCGCGCCCTCGCCCACTTCAATATTACCCAGTACTTTTGCGCCTGCGCCAATCAAAACGCCTGCGCGTATTTTCGGGTGACGATCCCCTTGTTCGTTACCCGTACCGCCTAAGGTCACCGATTGTAAAATAGAGACATTATTTTCGATTACTGCGGTTTCACCAATGACTATACCAGTCGCATGGTCAAACATAATGCCATGGCCGACTTTACAAGCAGGATGGATATCAACACCAAATACTTCGGATGTACGGCTCTGGATAAAACGTGCGAGCTCTTTTCTGTCTTGTCGCCATAAGCAATGAGCGAGTCGGTGTGCTTGTATTGCATGAAAGCCCTTAAGGTTTGAAATAACGTTAAGATAGCTATCGGCAGCCGGGTCACGATCTTTAACCGCTTTTATATCATGGGCGACATGGGTGAGCATACGGTCGCAATCTACAAACGCCTGGTCGAACAATTCACGAATGGTGAACGCAGACACCACGGCATCTGCCAGCTTGTTCGCCACGATAAAGCTCAATGCCGCACCGAGGCATTCATGATTTAAAATACTTGAGTAAACATGGCTGGCGAGCAACGGCTCGCGGTCTACTAATTCGGTCGCTTCCTGACGAAGCTTTTGCCAGATCTCGTGTCTCATAAACTGCACTATTTCAATTATTCCAAAGCCTTTTTCTATCTTACCCTGCAACGCGGTAAATTAGCAGTGATAGTCAAATGCTTATTGCATCAATTTGTTATTAATTATAACCCGAAATAGCGAACAGAGGATGGGAAAGCAGGCGGATACCAGGTCCGCCTGACAAACTCAGAGCCCGGCAGAGGGCTCTGGTGGGGCGTTACTTAAAGACCGCTTCCGCGTTCATCACCTCGATGTTGGCAGCCGGAATAGCCAGTTTGTAGTTGGCAATTTGCTTATCCTCATCAATCAGTGCTTGCGGTTTTTCTGCATTGTAATGCATCGGCGATTCAGTCTGATTGACCAGACGCGCTTTCATATCAGCCGCATCGCCGGTCACAAAGACGTAGTGAATGTTGTCACTTTGCAGATTTTCACGGATCACGCGGTTGACGTCTTCCACGCTCAGCGATGCCAGCTGGTCACGCACATAGGTCACAAACTCATCCGTGTTATAGAACTGGCTGTCCAGCGCATAACCCAGCTGACGGTCCTGACTGGCCACCATCTGCGGCACAAAGTTGCTCAGGAAGTTGCGAGTCGCCTCGAAATCGCCCTCCGTCATGCCCTCTTTGATCAGCTTATCCAGCTCAAACTGTGCAACCCGCGTTGCAAAGTGGGCGTCGTTATTGGAGCGCAGTGGACGTAACCAGACCTGGAAAATTTGCTCAGAGCGGCCCAGGTTGGCATCCGGTTTGGTCTGGAACATACCGCGCGGGAAATATTCAATGTAAGCATAATCACCATAGTTCATACCACGCACCTGACGAATACGCTGGAACAGGTAAGCGTTTGAGTTACGGTGCTCACCAAAGTAAGAGCGCACCAGCCACAGAGCAGTCCAGTCTTTGCTGCTGCGGACGGTATCGATTGGGAAGCCAAACGACACGGCCGTCGATTTCGCACTTTTCTCAATGATGGTGGCATGACGACCCGTCAGTGCCGGCGCATCCGGGATAGTCAGGCGCGCTTCTTCGCCTTTTGGCAACTGAGCCAGATCGCTCAGCATACGTGCTTTCAGTCGCTCATCCAGCGCCCCGGTGATCCCCACATTCAGTTTTGCCTGAGTAAACTGACTGCGGTAGAAGGCTTTGACATCATCGAGCGTCAGCGCTTCGAGATCAGACAAATCGCCCAGGTTATAGCTTTCATACGGATGGCCCTGATACAGCTTATGGTACAGTACCTCTTTGCCCAGCTCTTCATCATTAGATGCCTTAAGGCCGGCCTTGATGTTGTCGATCAGCTCTTTTTTCAGGCGTTTGAAGTCATCTTCTCGGAAGCCCGGGTTAAGCAACTGCTCACTGACTAAGGCATACCACTGAGCGGCATTGTCCTTGTGCACCCGGCCACGCAGAGACAGCATTTCTTTATCAATCTGATAATCGAAGCTACCGGCAATCGGGTACAGGGCTTTTTGGATTTCTTTATAGGATTTGCTCTGTGAGCCCCCATTGGCAATCATGGCCGCCGTCAGCGCTGCCACGCCTTTTTTGCCTTGCGGATCGGCCGCAGCCCCGGTGTAGAACAGCAAGTTCACATCCACCAGAGGCGATGCATTGGTGTTATCCAGGACGGAGAAATGACGTTGTTTAGGCTCACTGAGCTGGGCAACCAGCTCATCCAGCGCGACTTCTTTGTCAAACCCCGCCACTTCAGGCAAGTCTGACATAGTCACCGTTGTGCGACCGCTGTCGACAAAATAGCGGTTGGCGACATCGCGAATGTCTTCTGCGGTCACGGAGTCGCTGGTCGCATATAAGGTGTTGATCACTTCAGGGTCGCGCTCAAAGTGCATATACTGCGCCAGCATGCTGGCGATCGCCTGTGACGAGTCCAGATCATTGGCAAAGCTATACTTGAGATTAGACTTCAGCGCCGCCAGTTTGTCGCTGTCCACCAGCTCAGTGCGTGCTGTGGCATAAGTGCGGTTGATGGCGTCGCGTACCACGGCCAGGTCACTTTCTTCATTTACCTTCACGAAAACATGCAACAGACCGGGATCTTTGGTCTCGGCATTGTAGGTAAACATCTGACTGGCAATTTGCTTGTCGACCACCAGCTCCTGATATAGCTCGGAGTTTTCAGAGAAATACAGTTGCGAGATCAGATCCAATGCCGCACGGTCTTTCTTCTCAGGCTCCCATGCCGCGCCTTTATAAGAGACCAGTAACCAGTGACCCGGCAGGCCGTCATAGTGTTCATGTACATATCTGGCTTGCTGTTGTTTAGGTTCAACCGGAATGTCAGCAACATAGTTGCCGCGCTGCCAGCCGCCCCAGTGCTTTTTCACCATCTCCATGGTTTTTTGCGGATCCACATCACCCACAATCACGATAGAGACGTACTCAGGTTTATAGAAGCGCTCAAAAAAGACCTGACCATATTCCATTTGATCCGGCATGGCTTCAATGTCTTCGAAAAAGCCCATGGTGGTATGCTTGTAAGTGTGCTTGTCAAAGGCCTCTTTGCGCACCGCACTCAATAGCTTGCGGATCGGGCTGGCGTTGTTCTTCAGGTATTCGCCTTTCACGGTCAACGCTTCGGTACGGAACTGAGACTCGCTGTAGCTGAGGTTCTGGAAGATATCGGCTTTGATCTCCAGCACCTTATCCAGATGCTCTTTTGAGAAATTCAAATGATAGTTAGTGTAATCATTGGTGGTATATGCGCGGTTATCCACCCCGGAGTTTTTCAGAATGTCGGCATAGACATCCTGCGGGAACTTCTCAGAGCCCTTAAACATCATATGCTCAAAGAAGTGCGCAAAACCAGTACGGCCAGGCTCCACTTCGTTACGCGAACCAACAGATACCGGGATCTGAAGTGAAACCACATCCGGGTAGTCGGTTTTTACCACCATCACGCGCAGACCATTGTCCAGCTCCTCGAGCACATAGTCCTGAGCGAATACTTTGTTGTTAGTTTGAGCTTCAACGCTGGTTGGCGCCTGTTGAGTTGATTGCGACGTGGCTGCGCAACCAGCCAGTGCCAGTGACACAGCCAGGCTGGTCGCCAGTAATTTAAATTTCATATGCTTCCCTAAAATTTGCAGTGATTCTTATTATTGGCCTCTCTACATAAAGGCCCATGGTTGCCAATTATGCCGCAATCACGCCTTAATTCATCTTTACGCGCCCATTTTATGTAAAAAAATATGAACTGCATGGCGGCCGGTAAACTCATCTGCAAAACAAAGGCTTGTTTCTCTGTAGCGAAAATACTATGAAAGAATTTCATTGGCATTGAATTAGTTTCAAGAAAAAAATCTATCTAGACGTCTAAATGGCTGCTATATTAGTTCTTAGATACTGAATTTTTGCCGGAATCAAAACCATGGCGTTATCACTACAAGAGAAAATCTTAGACCCGAACCAAGGGGTATATTTGATTGGTACGACTCCGCCCAAATCTGGTACGGAGCAGGACAAAGTTAAGCGCATTGCCACTAAGCTGCTCGACCGTTTACACGAGATTGAATACGACGGTGTGGTGGTTTACGACATTCAGGATGAAAGCAGTCGCACCAATGTGCCGCGCCCTTTTCCGTTTAAGGAAACTGTTGACCCGTGTGAATACAGCCGTCTGGTTAAATCGTTGTCGCAGCTGGATGTGATCACCTACAAAAGCGTGGCACAGCGTGACAGCGCTGAATTTAACCAGTGGCTCAGCACCACCAAGCAGGAGTTTGGCCTGAATAACCTGGTGCTGGTTGGCTCGCCGTCTTCACAAGGTAAAATCAACTTACCATTGCCAGAGGCCTATCAGGCACTCGCTCAGCATGAAGAAAACTTTTTCCTCGGTGGCGTCACTATTGCGGAGCGCCATGCTTCAAAACGCAATGAACATGAACGCCTGATTGAGAAAACCGCGCAGGGCTGCGAGTTCTTTATTTCTCAGGCGGTTTACAATGCCCAGGCGACCATAGATTTGATCACCAGCTATGCCCGAACCTGCAAGCAACAAGGCATTGAGCCTAAGCGATTGATCCTGACCTTTACCCCATGTGGGGGTGAGAAGACGCTGCAATTTATGGAGTGGCTGGGGATCTCAGTGCCCGAGGCAACCAAGTGGCGTATGCTGGATGCGGACAACACACTGAGCGAGTCGATCCGTATTTGCCGCGAGAATCTGGATTCAATTTTGCGTAGCTGTGCCCACCTGGATGTACCGCTTGGGCTGAACATAGAGAGCCTGACCAACCGTAAAGAAGAGATAGACGCCTCGATCAACCTCTATCGCCTGCTCAAGGCTACCATGGAGCTGACTCTGGCAGAAAAACAGATCGCCTAGTTATTCGAACACCAATAAAAAAACCGAGCACGCTGGCTCGGTTTTTTTATGCTCAGACATCCGTTTATTCCGACTTTTGCTCTCTGCCAAGCAGGGCCATCGCCGCTTCTTTGACGTCTTTTTGTTGATACAGCACCTGATAGATCTGCTCCGTGATCGGCATTTCGATGCCTGTGCGTTTTGCCAGTAAGTACACTTCTTTGGTGTTGCGATACCCTTCCACCACCTGACCAATACTCTGCATCGCTTCTTCGACATTTTTACCCTGGCCCAGAGCCAGACCAAAGCGTCGGTTGCGAGACTGATTGTCGGTACAAGTAAGGATCAGATCGCCAAGCCCCGCCATCCCCATAAAGGTTTCAGAGCGTGCACCAAGTGACAATCCGAGTCGGCATAACTCCGCCAACCCGCGGGTGATCAAGGCCGTTCTGGCATTCGCGCCAAAACCGAATCCATCGGACATACCTGCGCCAATGGCAATCACATTCTTCACCGCACCACCGAGCTGAATACCGATAAAATCATCGTTGCTGTAAACCCTGAACGAGCGACCACAATGCAACAACTTGGCCAGTTCAGCCCGAAATGCTTCGCAACGAGACGACACTGAAATTGCCGTCGGTAACCCCGCGGCCATTTCTTTGGCAAAGGTCGGTCCGGACAACACGGCCAGCGGTACCTGCTCACCGAGCACGTCCAGCGCCACATCCTGAAGTAAACGACCGGTATCCGGCTCCAGCCCTTTTGTGGCCCAGGCGACTTTTGTACCCGGCAGTAAATGAGGCTTAATGGCCGCCAGAGTCTGTGCGAACGCATGGCTGGGTACCACCACCAAAACCAACTTGCTGGCCTGAACGGCGTGAGTCAGGTCGGCTTCCAGTTGCAGCGACTCAGGGAAGCCAATATCCGGTAAGTAACGGGCATTTTGACGCGAGCTGGCTAACTGCTCGATAGCAGCGCTGTCGCGTCCCCAAAGAGTAACCTGGTGACCGTTGCGGGCAAAACAAATAGCAAGGGCGGTGCCATACGACCCCGCCCCCAATACGGTCACAGCTGATTGTGCTGTATTCATAACTTATGCGTCAGCAGGTTGCTCTTGCGCGGCACGTTGCTGCATGTACTGAGCAAATAGCGCGTCAAAGTTAACTGGTGCCAGGTTCAGTTGTGGGAAAGTACCACGGTTAACCAGGCTAGCTACCGCTTCACGAGCGTACGGGAACAGAATGTTCGGGCAGAATGCACCTAACATGTGCGCCATTTGCAGCTCTTCCAGCTCACCAATTGAGAAGATACCCGCTTGCTGAATTTCGCACAGGAATGCTGTCTCTTCGCCCAATGACGCAGTCACAGTCAATGCCAGAACAACTTCGTATACGCCTTCGTCCAGCTTGGCAGAACGTGTATCCATGTCCAGCTTCACTTCAGGTGTCCACTCTTTTTGGAAGATAGCCGGAGAATTCGGCGTTTCGAAAGACACATCTTTGGTGTAGATGCGCTGAATGTTAAATTGTGGACCTTGTTGTTCTTCTGCAGCAGCTGCGTTGTTTTGCTCTGTCATTGTTCTTCCTAATTATTCGTATTTAAAGTGGGGCAGCACTGCGGGCCCGTACCCGCAGTGCTGAAAATTATTTCAGTAATGCGTCCAGCTTACCTTGCGCTTCAAGCGCCATCATGTCATCGCAACCACCAATGTGCTGCTCTTTGATGAAGATCTGCGGCACCGT
The Pseudoalteromonas viridis DNA segment above includes these coding regions:
- the secB gene encoding protein-export chaperone SecB, yielding MTEQNNAAAAEEQQGPQFNIQRIYTKDVSFETPNSPAIFQKEWTPEVKLDMDTRSAKLDEGVYEVVLALTVTASLGEETAFLCEIQQAGIFSIGELEELQMAHMLGAFCPNILFPYAREAVASLVNRGTFPQLNLAPVNFDALFAQYMQQRAAQEQPADA